One genomic region from Flagellimonas oceani encodes:
- a CDS encoding DUF58 domain-containing protein, with the protein MDVRSELNRATLFQNLELLAHQIVEGFISGIHKSPFHGFSAEFAEHKIYNPGQSTKHIDWKLFARTDRLYTKRYEDETNLRCHMILDNSTSMYYPEVKEYALDNLNKIGFGVLSITALMQVLKKQRDAVGLSIYSDTYDFHASEKNSERHFQMLYSKLNEVAAHKTNSNETKTYTFLHQIAEKIHRRSLIFLFSDMFQTETEEGKLFEALRHLKYNKHSVVLFHLLDNEHELHFDFDNSPKRFVDVETGEQIDLYADSVKKAYSEKVAQYQKDLKLKCAQYQIKYVGVDVRSGFSQVLNSFMIERQKFA; encoded by the coding sequence ATGGACGTACGATCGGAACTTAACAGAGCGACCCTTTTCCAAAACTTGGAACTTTTGGCCCATCAAATTGTGGAGGGATTCATCAGTGGCATCCATAAAAGTCCGTTCCACGGGTTCTCCGCGGAGTTTGCCGAACACAAAATCTACAATCCTGGACAGAGCACCAAACACATTGATTGGAAACTCTTCGCCCGAACGGACCGCTTGTACACCAAACGCTATGAGGACGAGACCAATCTGAGATGCCATATGATCTTGGACAACTCGACCTCCATGTACTACCCGGAAGTGAAGGAATATGCCTTGGACAACCTCAACAAAATTGGTTTTGGGGTGCTTTCCATCACCGCTTTGATGCAGGTTTTGAAAAAACAACGGGATGCCGTTGGCTTGAGCATTTATTCTGATACGTATGATTTCCATGCTTCGGAAAAGAACAGCGAGCGACATTTTCAGATGCTGTATTCCAAATTGAACGAAGTGGCAGCACATAAGACGAACAGCAACGAGACCAAAACCTATACCTTTCTGCATCAAATTGCAGAGAAAATACACCGACGGAGCTTGATTTTTCTGTTTAGCGACATGTTTCAGACCGAAACGGAAGAGGGAAAACTTTTTGAAGCGCTACGACATCTTAAATACAACAAACATTCGGTGGTTCTCTTTCATCTATTGGATAATGAGCATGAGCTCCATTTTGATTTTGACAATTCACCCAAACGTTTTGTGGATGTTGAAACGGGCGAACAGATAGATTTGTATGCCGATTCCGTTAAAAAGGCATATTCAGAAAAAGTAGCGCAGTACCAGAAGGATTTAAAATTAAAATGTGCACAGTACCAAATCAAATATGTGGGGGTTGATGTTCGGTCGGGCTTCTCACAAGTGTTGAACTCGTTTATGATAGAGCGGCAAAAATTTGCTTGA
- the trxA gene encoding thioredoxin, translating into MALEITDATFDEVVLKSDKPVLVDFWAAWCGPCRMVGPIIEEVGQEYDGKAVVGKVDVDANQQFAAKYGVRNIPTVLVFKDGEVVNRQVGVSPKKTYTDAIDAAL; encoded by the coding sequence ATGGCACTAGAAATAACAGATGCAACTTTTGACGAAGTTGTTTTAAAAAGTGATAAGCCTGTCCTGGTAGATTTTTGGGCAGCATGGTGCGGACCTTGTAGAATGGTAGGTCCGATCATTGAAGAAGTAGGACAAGAATACGATGGCAAAGCTGTTGTTGGAAAGGTCGATGTTGATGCAAACCAGCAGTTTGCCGCTAAATACGGCGTACGTAACATCCCTACCGTTTTGGTCTTTAAAGATGGTGAGGTCGTAAACCGTCAAGTAGGTGTATCTCCTAAAAAAACCTATACAGACGCTATTGATGCAGCCCTGTAA
- a CDS encoding SusC/RagA family TonB-linked outer membrane protein — MKNSSIHISRTKMFLFFHLLLAPLLHQKLVAGTTLDPPQNTISGTITDMNGLPLGGVNVVVTSTNRGTISDMDGTYSIQAGNNDLLVFSIVGFRTLEVPIDGRNTINVQMEEDVTQLGEVVLNAGYYTVSEKERTGSIATIKSEIMEKQPVANPLAAMQGHLSGVNIVQNTGVPGGSFSVEVRGRNFLNGVTDPLYIVDGVPYGSQSLAAPRVSTEIIGNISPLNAINPNDIESIEVLKDADATAIYGSRGANGVVLITTKKGKSGKTRFDAHLSTTLSEVSNFLDLMNSQQYLEIRREGIDNDGLTPLLENPTLDGFWPDITVWDNNRYTDWQKELIGGTAYRQNAQLSISGGNELTQFLVSGGYLKETTVFPGDANYRKASLNSNLTHRSKNGKFKINFSSSYTREDNRLPGADFTQQAYSLEPNAPALFDEEGNLNWENNTWDNPLAALEEEFVAATNTIISNAILSYAITPNLELKSSMGFTRYRLDSYVTNPNTARNPGLGLTPQNFSNLTTNASERESWIVEPQLNWKKHWDRLSLDILVGTTFQQESSNQIVLRGRGFPNNGLIKNLAAAQSLEIFSTSDADYRYSALFGRINLKLYDRYILNLTGRRDGSSRFGPGRQFGNFGAVGLAWIFSREALFKESSFLSHGKLRGSYGITGSDNIGDYRYLDTYNVSGESYAGTTLLEPSGIFNPQFGWEANRKLEAALELGFFNDRVFLNTSWYRNRSSNQLVGIPLAATTGFSQLTGNFDAVVENTGLEVDLRTVNVRSKQFQWSTTLNLTIPKNKLVEFDDLESSTFANRYVIGEPLTIVKLYNALGVNPETGIYEFEDYDGDGEVSNPGDLEWIEDLAPKWYGGMGNTFTLGNLSLDVFFQFKKQRAYNAVRFDATPGFRGNVPVALLDRWQQPGDIATYQRSSSGFTTVEDLGGRQQSSNAAVSDASFLRLRNISLNYKLPTMENGLDINVYLQGQNLWTLTDYYGPDPEQPSSTRLPPLRQLTLGLQISF, encoded by the coding sequence ATGAAGAACTCATCAATACACATAAGCAGGACCAAAATGTTCCTGTTCTTTCATCTCCTATTAGCTCCCCTACTCCACCAAAAACTGGTAGCAGGGACAACATTGGATCCACCACAAAATACCATTTCTGGTACCATTACCGATATGAATGGACTGCCTTTGGGCGGAGTCAATGTAGTGGTAACATCCACTAACCGGGGAACCATTTCCGATATGGACGGTACCTACAGCATTCAAGCGGGCAACAATGACCTTTTGGTCTTTTCCATAGTAGGCTTTAGGACCTTGGAAGTCCCTATCGATGGAAGAAATACCATCAACGTCCAAATGGAAGAAGATGTCACCCAGTTAGGGGAAGTAGTCCTCAATGCGGGCTATTATACGGTTTCCGAAAAGGAACGGACAGGAAGTATCGCCACCATCAAATCAGAAATCATGGAAAAACAACCCGTGGCCAATCCACTGGCAGCCATGCAGGGACATCTATCGGGCGTCAACATTGTGCAGAACACAGGAGTCCCTGGAGGTAGTTTCTCTGTAGAGGTCCGTGGCCGAAACTTCCTCAACGGAGTTACCGACCCCCTTTACATCGTGGACGGCGTACCTTACGGTTCCCAGTCATTGGCAGCCCCTCGTGTCTCCACCGAAATCATCGGGAACATCAGTCCCCTGAACGCCATCAATCCCAACGACATCGAAAGCATCGAAGTATTGAAGGATGCTGATGCCACGGCCATCTACGGCTCCCGTGGGGCGAATGGGGTGGTATTGATCACCACCAAAAAGGGAAAGTCTGGTAAAACCCGCTTCGATGCCCATTTAAGTACCACCCTAAGCGAGGTTTCCAATTTCTTGGACTTGATGAACAGCCAACAATATTTGGAAATCCGTAGGGAAGGCATAGACAACGATGGGCTTACCCCGCTATTGGAAAATCCTACCCTTGACGGTTTTTGGCCCGATATTACGGTATGGGACAACAATCGTTATACGGATTGGCAAAAGGAATTGATCGGAGGTACCGCCTATCGCCAGAATGCACAGCTTTCCATTTCCGGCGGCAACGAGCTGACCCAATTCTTGGTCAGCGGCGGTTATTTGAAAGAGACCACGGTATTTCCCGGGGATGCCAATTACAGAAAGGCAAGCTTGAACAGTAATCTGACCCACCGATCCAAAAATGGGAAGTTCAAAATCAACTTTTCCAGTAGTTACACCCGAGAGGATAACCGATTGCCAGGAGCAGACTTTACCCAGCAAGCCTATTCCTTGGAACCCAATGCCCCAGCCCTGTTCGATGAGGAGGGCAACCTGAACTGGGAGAACAATACCTGGGACAATCCCTTGGCCGCCTTGGAGGAGGAATTTGTAGCTGCCACCAACACCATTATCTCCAATGCGATTTTATCCTACGCCATAACGCCCAACTTGGAACTGAAGTCCAGCATGGGCTTCACCCGCTATCGATTGGACTCCTATGTCACCAATCCCAATACAGCCAGAAACCCAGGTCTGGGACTCACACCACAAAACTTTTCCAATCTGACCACCAATGCCTCAGAGCGGGAATCATGGATCGTGGAGCCGCAGTTGAACTGGAAGAAGCATTGGGACAGGCTTTCGCTGGATATATTGGTAGGTACTACCTTCCAACAAGAAAGTTCGAATCAAATCGTACTGCGGGGAAGGGGCTTTCCCAATAATGGCCTGATTAAGAATTTGGCCGCAGCCCAATCCTTGGAAATCTTCTCCACTTCGGATGCCGATTATCGTTATAGTGCCCTATTCGGCCGTATCAACCTAAAATTGTATGACCGATATATTTTGAACCTTACGGGCCGTCGTGACGGGTCTTCCCGCTTTGGTCCGGGAAGGCAGTTCGGAAACTTTGGCGCCGTGGGCCTTGCCTGGATCTTTTCAAGGGAAGCCCTCTTTAAGGAAAGCTCCTTTTTGAGCCATGGAAAGCTTCGGGGCAGTTATGGAATCACGGGAAGTGACAACATTGGTGACTATCGTTATTTGGACACCTACAATGTCTCCGGGGAATCCTATGCAGGCACTACCCTATTGGAACCCTCAGGCATATTTAATCCACAGTTTGGCTGGGAGGCCAATCGAAAATTGGAAGCCGCCTTGGAACTCGGGTTTTTCAATGATCGGGTTTTCCTTAACACCTCTTGGTACCGAAACCGTTCCTCCAATCAGTTGGTAGGGATTCCCTTGGCAGCCACCACTGGCTTTTCCCAATTAACGGGCAATTTTGATGCTGTGGTCGAGAACACGGGACTTGAGGTGGACCTACGAACGGTCAATGTCCGTTCCAAGCAGTTTCAATGGTCCACCACCCTGAACCTGACCATTCCCAAAAATAAGCTGGTCGAATTCGATGACCTTGAATCCTCCACTTTTGCCAATCGGTATGTCATCGGGGAACCTTTGACCATTGTAAAGCTCTACAATGCACTCGGTGTCAATCCAGAGACAGGCATCTATGAGTTTGAGGACTATGATGGAGATGGGGAGGTCAGTAATCCGGGGGACTTGGAATGGATCGAAGATTTGGCCCCAAAGTGGTATGGGGGCATGGGCAACACCTTCACTTTGGGAAACCTGAGCTTGGACGTGTTCTTTCAGTTCAAAAAACAGCGGGCCTATAATGCGGTCCGCTTCGATGCCACCCCCGGGTTTAGGGGCAATGTGCCCGTAGCCCTATTGGACAGATGGCAACAGCCTGGGGATATTGCGACCTATCAGCGCTCTTCCAGTGGTTTCACAACGGTCGAGGATTTGGGGGGGCGCCAACAGAGTAGCAATGCCGCGGTATCCGACGCCTCCTTTCTCCGTCTCAGGAACATTTCCCTGAACTACAAGCTGCCCACCATGGAGAATGGGTTGGATATCAACGTCTACCTGCAGGGACAAAACCTATGGACCTTGACCGATTACTACGGGCCAGATCCAGAACAACCCTCAAGCACGCGCTTGCCTCCGCTAAGACAGCTCACTTTAGGCCTACAAATCAGTTTTTAA
- a CDS encoding RagB/SusD family nutrient uptake outer membrane protein, with protein sequence MKKIDKTRYHKRTAIKSFVKNPILSRPYQILILQCLLLLGCTEFVEVDPPQNILIAETVFEDPATVESAMANLYFNMREQGMVSGNFGLTPTLGIYADELDYYGFNVDLAQFYNHNIIATNNRVELWWNQAYSLIYGANAIIEGVESSKALSSSERNKFKGEALFIRSYMHSQLVGLFGDVPYIKTTDYEENNRVSRLPESAVYDNIIVDLEEAVELLEGQEPVTSNRVIPDAYAAKALLARMHLYVRDWEQAVSYATDLMENFQLEMDLDRVFLKASTETIWQLQADDQFPINTSEGGTLTIELVPGQTYALTEELLSSFEENDLRYEEWTEPISDTDDTITFYYPHKYKADYNETESLEYSILFRLAEQYLIRAEASARLGNLIGAANDLNQIRERAGLATTQANTQTELLEAILKERQLELFTEQGHRWFDLKRTGNAANILDGIKPNWNDTNLLLPIPESQLELNPNLLPQNAGY encoded by the coding sequence ATGAAAAAAATAGATAAAACAAGATATCATAAAAGGACAGCGATAAAGTCCTTTGTAAAGAACCCCATTTTATCAAGACCCTATCAGATCCTCATCCTGCAATGCTTGTTGCTTTTGGGATGTACGGAATTCGTTGAAGTCGATCCGCCACAGAACATTCTCATAGCTGAGACCGTATTTGAAGACCCTGCCACGGTGGAATCCGCAATGGCCAATCTGTATTTTAACATGAGGGAGCAGGGGATGGTATCTGGAAACTTTGGCCTGACCCCTACCCTTGGCATTTATGCCGATGAACTGGACTATTATGGATTCAATGTGGATCTGGCCCAATTCTACAATCATAACATTATCGCTACCAACAATCGAGTGGAGCTATGGTGGAACCAGGCCTACAGCCTGATCTACGGGGCCAATGCCATCATTGAAGGCGTGGAGTCATCCAAAGCCTTGAGCAGTTCCGAAAGAAACAAGTTCAAGGGAGAGGCCCTTTTCATTCGCTCTTACATGCACAGTCAATTGGTTGGGCTATTTGGGGATGTGCCCTATATCAAGACCACGGATTATGAAGAGAACAATAGGGTTTCGCGATTGCCTGAATCTGCTGTGTACGACAATATCATTGTGGACTTGGAAGAAGCCGTTGAGCTCTTGGAAGGCCAAGAACCTGTAACGTCCAACAGGGTCATTCCTGATGCCTATGCCGCCAAGGCCCTTTTGGCCCGAATGCATTTGTACGTTAGGGATTGGGAACAGGCGGTATCCTATGCAACGGATTTGATGGAGAACTTTCAATTGGAAATGGATCTTGACCGTGTCTTCTTAAAAGCGTCCACAGAAACCATTTGGCAGCTACAGGCCGATGATCAATTTCCCATCAATACAAGTGAAGGAGGCACATTGACCATTGAATTGGTCCCGGGTCAGACCTATGCCCTTACCGAAGAGCTGTTGTCGTCATTTGAAGAAAATGACCTTAGGTATGAGGAATGGACCGAACCCATCTCGGATACGGACGACACCATCACGTTTTACTACCCCCACAAATACAAGGCCGATTACAATGAAACGGAATCCTTGGAATATTCCATTTTGTTCCGTTTGGCCGAACAGTATTTGATCCGGGCAGAAGCAAGCGCCCGTCTGGGAAATCTCATTGGGGCCGCGAACGACCTCAATCAGATCAGGGAGCGGGCAGGACTTGCTACCACACAAGCAAACACCCAGACTGAACTATTGGAAGCTATCCTGAAAGAACGGCAACTGGAACTTTTTACGGAACAGGGACATCGTTGGTTCGACCTTAAACGCACTGGAAATGCGGCAAACATCTTGGATGGCATCAAGCCCAATTGGAATGACACGAATCTACTGCTACCCATACCAGAATCCCAATTGGAACTCAATCCAAATCTATTGCCTCAAAACGCAGGCTATTAA
- a CDS encoding DnaJ domain-containing protein: MEFKDYYKILEINQTATQEEIKAAFKKQAVKWHPDRNLGTDTTEKMQEINEAYLILKDKEARERYDREYLRYKEFTQKSNSYYQEKTSQDFKQSQSENNQRKEKANEPNYEFDDEILKKWMRNARRQAVDLAKQTIREVGELSVTATKAAGSKMLELFIGYAIGGIIILIVFKACTG, from the coding sequence ATGGAATTTAAAGATTATTATAAAATTCTTGAGATTAATCAAACAGCAACTCAAGAAGAAATAAAAGCTGCATTTAAAAAGCAAGCTGTAAAATGGCATCCAGATAGAAATTTGGGTACAGATACTACAGAAAAAATGCAAGAAATAAATGAAGCTTATCTAATACTAAAAGATAAAGAGGCTCGTGAACGTTATGACCGAGAATATTTAAGGTATAAAGAATTCACTCAAAAGTCTAATTCTTACTATCAAGAAAAAACATCGCAAGATTTTAAACAATCTCAATCCGAAAATAATCAAAGGAAAGAAAAGGCAAACGAACCGAATTATGAATTTGATGACGAAATATTAAAGAAATGGATGAGAAATGCAAGACGTCAAGCGGTAGATTTGGCAAAACAAACAATCCGAGAGGTCGGAGAGTTAAGCGTAACTGCAACTAAAGCAGCAGGTTCAAAGATGCTGGAATTGTTTATTGGTTATGCAATTGGTGGCATAATAATTCTTATAGTTTTTAAAGCTTGCACAGGATAA
- a CDS encoding site-specific integrase: MFSTINVIFYPKRKVVKEPKKSIIYARITLDGKRAEFSTGKQIELSRWDADNCRIRGKSPEILVLNRFFDTLKAKCISIYDELVRSGEYVDADTVKNIFLGKGQKQYMILEIFQDHNDQMESLVGKEYSAGTLQRYKAAKSHISDYIVHKYQKKDFPLKKLDYKFITGFDYFLKSKKNCSHNTATKYIVNFKKIVRIAYANQWIDRDPFFHWSASWKQKEREFLTHEELEAMLKQEFEFERLDTVRDMFLFCCYTGLAFADIEKLTKDDLVKDIKGNKWIKTKRKKTKVLSSIPLLSIPEAIIDKYKEHPRVIKKKTLLPVYTNQRTNSYLKEIATACKIKKTLTTHLARHTFATTVTLSNGVPIESVSKMLGHTSLKTTQIYAKVLDSKISDDMEKLKNDPALLEFAKSI; this comes from the coding sequence ATGTTTTCAACAATCAATGTCATCTTTTACCCAAAAAGAAAGGTAGTTAAGGAACCCAAAAAATCAATTATATACGCTCGAATCACCCTCGATGGGAAACGTGCAGAGTTCAGTACGGGCAAGCAAATTGAACTTTCCAGATGGGATGCGGACAATTGCAGGATTCGAGGTAAAAGCCCAGAAATACTAGTGCTTAACAGATTTTTCGATACTTTAAAGGCCAAGTGTATATCTATCTATGATGAGCTTGTCCGTAGTGGTGAATATGTGGATGCCGATACCGTGAAGAACATCTTTTTGGGCAAGGGTCAGAAACAGTATATGATCTTGGAAATATTCCAAGATCACAACGATCAAATGGAAAGTTTAGTGGGCAAGGAATATTCCGCAGGAACACTTCAACGGTATAAAGCTGCCAAATCACATATCTCCGATTATATAGTACACAAGTACCAAAAAAAAGATTTTCCGCTTAAAAAGCTCGATTATAAGTTTATAACGGGCTTTGATTACTTTTTGAAGAGCAAAAAAAATTGCTCCCATAATACCGCGACCAAATATATCGTCAATTTCAAGAAGATTGTTCGCATCGCCTATGCCAATCAATGGATCGATCGTGACCCTTTCTTCCACTGGTCCGCCAGTTGGAAACAAAAAGAACGAGAGTTTTTGACGCACGAGGAACTGGAAGCTATGCTAAAACAAGAATTTGAATTTGAGAGACTGGATACAGTACGGGACATGTTTTTGTTCTGCTGTTATACCGGATTGGCCTTTGCCGATATAGAAAAGTTGACGAAGGACGATTTGGTGAAGGACATCAAAGGAAACAAATGGATCAAGACCAAAAGAAAAAAAACCAAGGTTTTGAGCAGTATTCCCCTATTGAGCATCCCAGAGGCAATCATTGACAAGTATAAAGAACATCCCAGAGTAATCAAAAAAAAGACCTTACTACCGGTATACACCAATCAGCGCACCAATTCTTATCTGAAGGAAATTGCAACGGCATGTAAAATCAAAAAAACATTGACCACGCATTTGGCCAGACATACTTTTGCCACCACCGTGACCCTTTCCAATGGGGTACCTATTGAGTCCGTGAGCAAAATGCTGGGCCATACCTCATTGAAAACAACACAGATTTACGCAAAGGTTTTGGACAGTAAAATTTCAGATGACATGGAAAAATTGAAAAATGACCCTGCCCTATTGGAATTTGCAAAGTCAATATGA